Within Candidatus Aquicultor sp., the genomic segment GCGAAGGAGAAGCCATGTATAACGCACAGTCTGCAGTAGATAGAGCGCTACAACTCATTCCTCATATCGAGGCCGAAATTATCCCAGACGCCGGACATATGCTGATATCAGACCAGCCCGAGATCGTAATTAACCGCATTGCTCAGTTTCTTCGCAACAACCGTATCAAGTGATTAGGCATAGCAAGCCTTTCCCATATGAAAAAATGGTGCAGCGTCAAATTTGAAAAATAATTAAATTATAGGAGGATCAAGTGCCTGCAATAAATCGTATATTGAATCTAAAATGGGCAAAAAGAGGAGTACTCGGATCTGTTATCACAATTTTAATTCTAACCGTATTAGAGTTTCCGCCGCCAATTGGCTTTGAAACCAGGCCTCAAAACAATGTCTCGATGATTTGGCTGGTGCTTTTTCTCGCCATTCTAGTTACAGAAATCGCAACTATTCCCCTGATTTTCAAGCGGCCAAAGCTCGGAGCAAATTTTGCCATTGTCGCCGGCGTTCTTAATATTTTCCAAATTTTCGCCGACCAATTACATTTAATGCAACCCGAGGTCGCACCTTTTGGCTACACTTTGCTTGAACTTTCGGTCGGTTTAGTTGCTTTAGCTCTTATATATTTTGCTTGGAACGCAAAACAAGAAAAGACAAATCAATGAGCTTAAACCTGAAAAAATTACCGATGACCCCTTTATCGGGGGCTTTAGCTATAATTTTTTATCTGGGGTTGGCTGTAATATCCTACTCTTTTTATCCGTTGTCTTTTGGCCCAAAGGGGAATTGGCTAAGCGATCTGGGAAACAATAACTTAAACCCCGATGGGGCAATTTACTACCGCCTGTCGGGAATTTTGGGCGGACTTATTTTAATGCTCTTTTTTATAGGGCTAAAGGATTGGTATAAAGGCCAAAAGGGCAAGCAAAAATTATTTATGAGTATTGCCCAAATATTCGGAGTTTCAACCTCTTTCGCTTTTATCATGACCGGATACTTCTCAGAGGACAAACTCGCTCCTCACTCGTTTTGGTCAATAACCAATTATATCTTTTTTGGCACTGCCGTGTTTTTCGTGGGCTTTGCCTTGTTATATGAAAAAGAGATATCAAAGCTTTTCAGCGGTTTCTGTTTTATGGTGGCGATTGTTGATATTGTTTCCGGGTTCTTTGGTAACACGTACTGGCTTGAATGGCTGGTGGTATCGATGCTGCTATTGTTTATTGCGTCGGTGTCTTACATAACAAACAAGCACCTAAACAAGACAAAAGGGGATGAAGAATAGAGCAATTGGAGTGCCCTCTCTGGCAAGTGGGCGAAAGCCTCTTAAGCCTAAACAGATACGCATAAGCACAACTGCTCCAATAGTTCTAAGATTGCCCGATCCGGGTATGCATTTTTCAGGGGCATAATAACACAGGAGAGAACCGCTTTGTAGGGCGGTTTTTCTTATTTCAGATAAGAATTCTTCTCTAAAGCCTGTTGACATTTACGTAACGTAAAGGTATATGCTTTTTGTGTCAGGAGGTGAGAACATGGAATACACAGTGCATAAACTAGGGCGAATAGCAGGTATTAGCACTAGGACGCTGCGCTATTATGATGAAATCGGACTACTTAAGCCGGCAAGAATTAATTCATCAGGATATCGCATTTATGGTCGAGCTGAGATAAATAGACTGCAGCAGATACTTTTTTACAGAGAGCTTGGTGTGAGTTTGGAAGGTATCGGAGACATCATATCTGCGCCGTCTTTTAATGGCGAAAGCGCACTGCGCGAACACCGCGAAAAACTTCTTGAAAAGCGAGAACAATTAGACACCTTGATAGCTAATGTCGATAAAACGTTGGCCCTGACGGAAGGGAGGATCACAATGAGTGACAAGGAAAAGTTTGAAGGCTTTAAACAAAAAATGATTGATGACAATGAGAAAAAATACGGCAAAGAGGCTCGAGCAAAATACGGAGACGAGCAAGTCGACAAATCGAATAAGAAGCTCAAAGGCATGACCGAGGAGCAACATGCTGAAGTTGAAAAATTGTCTGTTGATGTCATGACTACGCTTGCTGAAGCGTTTGCAACCGGTGACCCTGCGGGTGAGCTGGCCCAAAAAGCCGCAGATTTGCATCGCCAATGGTTAAGCAATTATTGGGATGGATACACCAAAGAAGCGCATGCGGGGCTTGCTCAGATGTATGTCGATGATGCAAGATTTACGGCATATTATGATGAGAAGCAACCCGGAACAGCAGAGTTCTTTAGAGACGCTATTCTTATTTACACCGGAATGAAGAAATAAGAACGAATACATTTTTAGAACGCATATAAATACCAGAGATAACCGCTCGGTGAAGCGGTTATCTTATATGTTTTTATGCAATGCGTACCCGAAAAAACTGCCACGATCTATTAATCCATATTAATTAAGCCTTAAAAAGTTGTTCATTTAAGCCGTTGCTGCTCTGTGTCCTTGGCAAGTATGTAAGATGGCTTTTTTAGCGTTGCGTTGGCCGTCATAATGGGTATTTCTACATTAGATGAGCACGGCGGAAGAGACGCCAAAGCGTAGATCGGAGAAACCACGCATTATTGATGATTAATAGACGTGAAAGGATCTGGCATGGAAGAGAGAAGCGATCGCACCGAGAAGGGCTGGGTGCCCCACGAGGTGAATCCTCCAAGTAAACGAACCGGGGGCGTGTCCATGGCATTCGTGGTTGCCGCCATGTTGTTGAGCGCGATCATTGGGGGTTTTGTTATTGCCTATGCACTTCCCTATATGTATGGCAGCACGCCTGGTACTGTATTTGGCGCCCAACCGGTGCAGCAAACCGGCAGTTCGGGGAGTACGCCAAAAGCAGCCGTCGATACGAGCGGGCTGGTAACGCCGGCCATGACGGCGGCAAGAAACCTTATGCCGTCGGTAATCAATGTGGGCGTTATTGCGAACTCTCAGAGCGCATCACAATCTGGCTCTGCACGTGCGGAAGGATCGGGCGTTATCTATACGGCTGATGGCTATATTATCACCAGCAACCATGTTGTGGAGGGGGCTCAGGCCATCACCGTCAATATCGGAGCAGACGAAGAGAGGGCCAGGCTGGTTGCAGTGGACCCAGAGACGGATATCGCGGTCATCAAAGTTAACAGAACCGGCTTACAAGCCGCAGAGCTCGGCTCAACAACAAACTTGGCAATCGGCGCACCGGCAGTTGCCATCGGTAGTCCATTCGGCTTCCAACATACCGTCACCTCCGGCATCATAAGCGGACTCAACCGTAACTTTACGGTGCCGGCAGACCAGCCCGGTGGGACCAGTACAACATATACCGACCTGATTCAAACCGATGCTCCGATAAACCCCGGCAATAGCGGTGGCGCTTTGAGCGATGCAACCGGGAAAGTTATCGGCATTAACACGCTCATAATATCCTCTACCGGGGCAAACGACGGCATCGGCTTCGCCATTCCTATAGAGACCGCAAAAAGCGTTGCCGGCCAGCTCATCCAAAACGGTAAAGCAAGCCATCCGTACATTGGCATACTCGGTGGCGATGTTAATGATCTCGCGCAAGGGGAAATCGAGAATAATCCGGATATCGATGAAGGCGTATTAATTGTGCAAGTTACCCCCGGCGATCCGGCGGCGCAGGCGGGGTTAAAGAAAGGGGATATTATCATCGCTATTAACGGTAAGAAGGTTACGGGAATGGCCGACCTTGTTGCTGCAATGAGAGCCAGCAAAGTTGGGGGCACAGTCGATGTTACGTTCCTTAGAAACGGCAAGAAAGACAATGTCTCGCTAACACTGGCCGAGAACCCGAAAGGGTAAACACCGCTCTAATTCATTCGAGCTAGCTAGAGTAAGGCTGCAGTTGGTCTGCATCCGGAGCTGAAAGAAGAGGTTGAAATGAGCACGGTAATAGAGCTGCATAGCCTTAGAAAAGTATATAGGACGGGTGAAGAAGACACAGTCGCCCTTAAAGGCATCGATCTGACAATCGACAGAGGCGAATTTGTCGCGATTATGGGCCCATCCGGCTCAGGAAAATCGACGTTGATGCATATTTTGGGGCTGTTAGATACGCCGACCTATGGAATATATATTCTCGACGGCCAGGATGTCAGCGGGCTTAGGTCGCAGCAACAAGCCGTGATCCGCAACCAAGAGATCGGGTTCGTGTTTCAACAGTTCAATTTACTTGCCCGGACAACGGTGCTCGACAATGTCCTGTTGCCGACCATATACGGGAGGCTGCCTAATGCCAGGACG encodes:
- a CDS encoding MerR family transcriptional regulator encodes the protein MEYTVHKLGRIAGISTRTLRYYDEIGLLKPARINSSGYRIYGRAEINRLQQILFYRELGVSLEGIGDIISAPSFNGESALREHREKLLEKREQLDTLIANVDKTLALTEGRITMSDKEKFEGFKQKMIDDNEKKYGKEARAKYGDEQVDKSNKKLKGMTEEQHAEVEKLSVDVMTTLAEAFATGDPAGELAQKAADLHRQWLSNYWDGYTKEAHAGLAQMYVDDARFTAYYDEKQPGTAEFFRDAILIYTGMKK
- a CDS encoding trypsin-like peptidase domain-containing protein, which translates into the protein MEERSDRTEKGWVPHEVNPPSKRTGGVSMAFVVAAMLLSAIIGGFVIAYALPYMYGSTPGTVFGAQPVQQTGSSGSTPKAAVDTSGLVTPAMTAARNLMPSVINVGVIANSQSASQSGSARAEGSGVIYTADGYIITSNHVVEGAQAITVNIGADEERARLVAVDPETDIAVIKVNRTGLQAAELGSTTNLAIGAPAVAIGSPFGFQHTVTSGIISGLNRNFTVPADQPGGTSTTYTDLIQTDAPINPGNSGGALSDATGKVIGINTLIISSTGANDGIGFAIPIETAKSVAGQLIQNGKASHPYIGILGGDVNDLAQGEIENNPDIDEGVLIVQVTPGDPAAQAGLKKGDIIIAINGKKVTGMADLVAAMRASKVGGTVDVTFLRNGKKDNVSLTLAENPKG